DNA from Verrucomicrobiia bacterium:
GCAGCTGATGGATGAGGGGCGCCTCGGACGCATCTTCCATTACCGCGCTAATTTCCTCCAGGACTGGACCATCAGCGCCGACCTGCCGCAGGGCGGCGCGGCGCTCTGGCGGCTCGACGTCAAGGCTGCCGGCTCGGGCGTGACCGGAGACCTCCTGGCGCACTGCATTGACACCGCGCTGTGGCTGAACGGCGGGATCAAGGACGTCAGCGCCATGACCGAGACCTTCATCAAGGAGCGCAAGCACCAGCTCACCGGGAAGGTGGAGAAGGTCGGCATTGACGACGCCTGCGCCTTCCTCTGCCACTTCAATAACGGCTCGCTCGGGCTGTTCGAGTCCACCCGCTACGCCCGCGGCCACAAGGCGCTCTACACGCTGGAGATCAACGGCGAACACGCCTCCCTGCGGTGGGACCTCCACGATCTGCACCGGCTCCAGTGGTTCGACCACCGGGACGAGGGTCCGCTGCGTGGCTGGCGCTCGATACACGTCAGCGATGGGGAGCACCCCTTCCAGAAGCATTGGTGGGTTCCCGGGCTGCAAATCGGGTACGAGCACAGCTTCGTCCACCAGGTCGCCGACTTCCTCAAGGGTTTGGAAACCGGGGAGGGCGCGCGCCCCAATTTCCGCGACGGCCTCGCGACGGACTATGTCGTGGACGCCGTGCTGGCATCGGCCAGGTCCCACCGCTGGACCAAGGTCAAGCAAATCAAGCCGGCGTAGCGCATGGGCTCCCGGGCCCCGGCCGGTCAATGGCCGATCAGTGGCCGGTCAGTGGCCGTGACCGTTGGCGCACCCCGGACGGTGATGCCGGAGGTGGTCGGTGAGAAAGGGCAGCAACTGCTTCTTGCGGGAGACCACCCCGGCCAGTTCAAACACCCCGGGCTGGGCCTGCGGATACTGGATCGTGCCTACCAGCCGTTCGGGCCCGGCCACCAGCAGCAGGGACGACTGGCGGACGACGTCGGTGATGAACAACGCCGAGAAAAGGTAGTCGTTGTTCTTCCGGTACTGCTCCAGCGCGGTGCTGACCTCCTCCCGCCGCTTCCAAAACACGTCGAAGCCCAATTCTTCGATCTGCGCCACGCTGAACCGGTGGCCGTCCTCGACGTATTCCTTGCAATCTGCAGTGATCGCCCCTTCCGGCGGCTGGGACACCAGCACCGAGCCCGACTGAAAGACCTGCTCCGTGAACCGCGCGGCGTTCACCCCCGACTTTTTCTCCAGGAAGGCGAGGATCTCCACGTCGCGCGGCGTCGTGGTGGGCGAGGTGAGGTTCAGGGTGTCGGTCACCAGTCCGGCCAGCAGAATCCCGGCGATGTTGCCCGGCAGTTCGACCCCGTAGCGCAGGAAGCAATCGGCAACGATGGTCGAGGTGGAGCCCACGGGCTCGTTGCGGAAGAGGATCGGTTCGCTGGTGTGGAAGCTCCCGATGCGGTGGTGGTCAATCACCTCCAGAATGGTCACCAGGTTGGCCCCCTGGACCGCCTGGGACAACTCGTTGTGATCCACCAGGATCAGCTTGCGGTCAATCGGCTTCAGGAAATCGGATTTGGTCAGGATGCCCACCGTTTTCCCGGCATCATCCAGCACGGGAAATGCCTGGAACTGCGAGGCGGCGGCAACGGATTGCACGTCCTGCAGGCGTTCGTCGTCGCGGAAGGACAGAAAGTCCTCCCGAAGCAGGCGCTCCACCGAGATGGAGGCCCGGGCCAGCATGGCTGTGGTGGCGGAATCGTGCGGACACAGCAGCAGCGTCACCTCGTTGCGGCGTGCGAGC
Protein-coding regions in this window:
- a CDS encoding Gfo/Idh/MocA family oxidoreductase, producing the protein MSKQPLRIGLIGYGFMGRAHSNAYAKVGHFFDSPYTLVRQAVCARNEAAVTAFAARWGYASVETDWRRLIARDDIDVVDIAVPNNLHAEMAIAAAKAGKMILCEKPLSLNARQAERMVAAVEKAGVANMVWYNYRRCPAVMLARQLMDEGRLGRIFHYRANFLQDWTISADLPQGGAALWRLDVKAAGSGVTGDLLAHCIDTALWLNGGIKDVSAMTETFIKERKHQLTGKVEKVGIDDACAFLCHFNNGSLGLFESTRYARGHKALYTLEINGEHASLRWDLHDLHRLQWFDHRDEGPLRGWRSIHVSDGEHPFQKHWWVPGLQIGYEHSFVHQVADFLKGLETGEGARPNFRDGLATDYVVDAVLASARSHRWTKVKQIKPA
- a CDS encoding putative manganese-dependent inorganic diphosphatase; protein product: MSDIIVIGHRNPDTDAICSAIGYAEFKRRTGTPNAIAARCGEVNQRTDFVLREFGVPPPRFIPDVSPRVRDVMQGNVISVPPRTSVVEALATMDERNIRVLPVLDADRRCLGLLSVFKASKFFFPSPNRIFDSRRIVASVRALARTLNARMLCAFEPDVEQELILMVAAMNPASFAARLPNYAPERLVVVVGDREDIQRLAIEGRVRLVVVTGGLGMTDAMQELARRNEVTLLLCPHDSATTAMLARASISVERLLREDFLSFRDDERLQDVQSVAAASQFQAFPVLDDAGKTVGILTKSDFLKPIDRKLILVDHNELSQAVQGANLVTILEVIDHHRIGSFHTSEPILFRNEPVGSTSTIVADCFLRYGVELPGNIAGILLAGLVTDTLNLTSPTTTPRDVEILAFLEKKSGVNAARFTEQVFQSGSVLVSQPPEGAITADCKEYVEDGHRFSVAQIEELGFDVFWKRREEVSTALEQYRKNNDYLFSALFITDVVRQSSLLLVAGPERLVGTIQYPQAQPGVFELAGVVSRKKQLLPFLTDHLRHHRPGCANGHGH